In Ananas comosus cultivar F153 linkage group 10, ASM154086v1, whole genome shotgun sequence, the following proteins share a genomic window:
- the LOC109716468 gene encoding eukaryotic initiation factor 4A-15-like, whose protein sequence is MAGMAPEGSQFDARQYDTRMNELLTQDGQDFFTSYDEVHETFDVMGLQENLLRGIYAYGFEKPSAIQQRGIVPFCKGLDVIQQAQSGTGKTATFCSGILQQLDYGLVQCQALVLAPTRELAQQIEKVMRALGDYLGVKVHACVGGTIVREDQRILSSGVHVVVGTPGRVFDMLRRQSLRPDYIKMFVLDEADEMLSRGFKDQIYDIFQLLPPKIQVGVFSATMPPEALEITRKFMNKPVRILVKRDELTLEGIKQFYVNVEKEEWKLETLCDLYETLAITQSVIFVNTRRKVDWLTDKMRSRDHTVSATHGDMDQNTRDIIMREFRSGSSRVLITTDLLARGIDVQQVSLVINYDLPTQPENYLHRIGRSGRFGRKGVAINFVTRDDERMLFDIQRFYNVVVEELPANVADLL, encoded by the exons ATGGCAGGAATGGCACCAGAAGGATCTCAATTTGATGCACGGCAATATGACACCAGAATGAATGAGCT GCTTACACAAGATGGGCAAGATTTCTTTACATCATACGACGAAGTCCATGAAACTTTTGATGTTATGGGCCTCCAAGAGAACCTCTTGAGGGGCATATATGCATATG gtTTTGAAAAGCCTTCGGCAATCCAGCAAAGAGGAATTGTCCCTTTCTGCAAAGGACTCGATGTTATCCAGCAAGCGCAATCTGGGACGGGAAAGACCGCAACATTCTGTTCTGGAATTCTGCAGCAACTCGACTACGGGTTGGTGCAGTGCCAAGCTCTGGTGCTTGCTCCAACAAGAGAATTAGCACAGCAAATAGAGAAGGTTATGCGAGCACTTGGTGACTATCTTGGTGTGAAAGTTCATGCTTGTGTGGGAGGAACTATTGTACGGGAGGATCAACGTATTCTTTCGAGTGGGGTTCACGTTGTTGTGGGCACACCTGGTCGTGTGTTTGACATGCTACGAAGGCAATCCCTCCGCCCTGACTACATTAAGATGTTTGTGTTGGATGAAGCAGATGAAATGCTTTCGCGTGGCTTCAAGGATCAG ATCTACGACATCTTCCAGCTCCTTCCACCCAAAATCCAGGTCGGGGTCTTCTCTGCTACAATGCCTCCTGAGGCCCTCGAGATCACCCGCAAGTTCATGAACAAACCCGTGAGAATTCTAGTGAAGCGAGATGAGCTTACTTTGGAAGGTATAAAGCAATTCTACGTCAATGTCGAGAAAGAAGAGTGGAAACTTGAAACCCTCTGTGACCTCTACGAAACCCTTGCTATCACACAGAGCGTCATCTTCGTCAACACACGCCGCAAGGTTGACTGGTTGACCGACAAAATGAGGAGCAGAGACCACACAGTCTCGGCCACCCACGGCGACATGGACCAGAACACGAGAGACATTATAATGCGGGAGTTTAGGTCGGGTTCCTCTCGCGTGCTAATCACCACCGACCTTCTTGCTCGCGGCATTGATGTGCAGCAGGTTTCGCTCGTGATAAATTATGATCTGCCGACCCAGCCGGAGAACTACTTGCATCGTATAGGGCGAAGTGGGCGGTTCGGAAGGAAGGGCGTGGCGATCAACTTTGTCACGCGTGACGATGAGAGAATGCTGTTTGATATTCAGAGGTTTTACAACGTGGTGGTCGAGGAGTTGCCCGCAAATGTTGCTGACCTCCTCTAA